Sequence from the Nocardiopsis sp. YSL2 genome:
TGCACGCGCACGGGGTGGCGCACGGCTCGCTGCGCCCCAGCGAGGTCCTGTTGGAGTCGCACGGCCCGCACATCATGGAGTGCGCCGTCCCCGCCTCCGCCGAACGGATGCGCGGGTCGGGAGCCACCTGGCTCGCTCCCGAGCGCTACCGCGGCGGTGTGGCCACTCCCCCCGCCGACGTCTTCGCCTGGGGGGCGGTCGTGGCCTTCGCCGGAACCGGGCGGCTGCCCTTCGGCACCGGCGAGGCCGACGAGATCGCCGAACGTGCCGCTCAGGGCGCCTTCAACCTCGACGGGCTGGCCAAGGGGCTGCGACCCGTGGTCGGCCGCGCCCTGTCCCCCGACCCGGACGAGCGCCCCGGGCTGAGGGAGATCATCGGCGCCGTCATCGCGGTCTGGCAGGCCGAGAACGCGGAGGACGCCCCGGCGCCCGGCCGCGACGAGCTGGCCCTGATCCTGGAGCGCGAGTGGCACGCGGTCGAGCCGCCCGCGCGGGTGCCCGAGGTCATCCGGTTGGAGGGCCGCCTGTCCGGGCGCCGCCCCACCCGCGCGCTGTTCCTGGCCGGGACCGCTGCCCTGGCGCTCGGTCTCATCGGTACCGGTGTGTGGGGTATCGCCCAGCTCCTCGACTCCGCGTCGGACGAGGAGCTGGTCTCGGAGGTCGCCGAGGAGGAGGAAGCGCCCGTGGAGGCGACCGACGAGGAGGAGGACCTGACCATGGTCGTCCGCATCGATCCGGCCGAACAGGAAGCGCCGGAGACCGGCCCCTGGGTCTACACGCCGGTGGTCCACCCCGTGGAGGAGCGCGGCGAGCCGATCACCGGGCAGGGCGTGCCGACCCACGACGAGTGGGCCGAGCAGTGGGAGGAGGCGGGCGAGTCCGGCGAGGCGGTCATCGCACCCGACGCCGAGGTGCTGTGCGCGAAGTTCTGCGCCGCGCCCGACCACGTGTTCGTCGACGGGGACGGGCGCGGTACCTGGGAGCTGACCGGCCAGGACTTCATCGAGTACCTGTCCTGGGGCCCGGTGGTGATCGTGGAGGTCACCTTCGCCGAGCAGGAGGGCGAGGGCCCGCGGGAGATCGTGTCGGTCGTGGAGCGCTTCACCGATTGAGAAGCGGGCGGCCGCGCGCTCATACCGGCCCGGCGGCCGCCCGTTCGAGCAGTTCCATCCGCTCGCGCAGCTCGTCCGCCAGGCCCGGGACCACGATGCGGTCGCGCTGCGCCCGCGTGCGGGTCCGGACCAGCAGGGTCAGCAGCGTGCCGGTGACGGTCCCGGTGAAGGTGACGGTGTTGACGAGCTCCTCCCCGGCTCGCGCGTACCCCGCGGGGTCCTCGAAGACCTCCGTGGAGACGATCCGCTCGCCGGGCGCGATCTCCCGAAAGTACCCGTGGAAGGCGATCTCGCCACCGCCGGCCTCCATCGCGTACCGCCACCGCCCGCCCACGCGCAGGTCGATGTGGACGTCGGTCGTGCGCGCGTCCCGCCCGGCCCACCACAGGCGTACCAGTTCGGGCGCGGTCCAGGCCCGGTAGGCCCTGTCCGGCGGGACGGCCAGCTCCGCGGTCACCAGGATCTGGTCGTCGCCGGGCAGGGTCATCGTCAGGTGTGTGTCGGTCGCCACCGCGTTCACCCCCCTGCGCTGCCGGGCGGTCGCTCACGAGTGTTCCTACCCCGATGGGACCGAGCCGACCTGGGCCGGAGGGATCAGCCGCCGCCCTTGAGCACGCCCCGGATGCGCTGGAGGACCTCGCCGAAGCGGCGCTCGGCGCCGTGTGCGGTGGGGCGGTAGTACTCCCGGTCGGCCAGTTCGTCGGGCGCGTGCTGCTGTGCCACGACGCCGCCGGGGAAGTCGTGGGCGTTCCGGTAGCCCTTGCCGTGCCCGAGTTCGGCGGCACCCTTGTAGTGGCCGTCGCGCAGGTGTCCGGGTACCTGTCCGATCCGCCCGGCGCGCACGTCGGCGATGGCGGAGTCCACGGCGGTGATCACGGAGTTGGACTTGGGCGCCAGGCTGATGTGGATGACCGCCTGGGCCAGGTTGATGCGCGCCTCGGGCATACCGATGAGGTCGACCGCCTGAGCGGCCGCGACGGCGGTCTGCAACGCGGTGGGATCGGCCATGCCCACGTCCTCGCTGGCGTGCACCACGATCCGGCGGGCGATGAAGCGGGGGTCCTCTCCCGCCTCGAACATGCGGGCCAGGTAGTGCAGTGCCGCGTCGGGGTCGCTGCCGCGCATGCTCTTGATGAACGCGCTGATGACGTCGTAGTGCTGGTCGCCGGAGCGGTCGTAGCGCACCGCGTGCCGGTCGACCGCCCGCTCGATGTGCTCGGCGGTGATGGTGACGGGTTCCGCGCCGGAGGCCCCGGGAGCACCGGCGACCAGGGCGCCGGCCTCCAGGTAGGTGAGGGAGCGCCGGCCGTCACCCCCGGCGAGGCGGACGAGGTGGTCGGCGGCCTCCTCGGTGAGGGTGTACCGCCCGCCCAGCCCGCGTTCGTCGGTCAGCGCACGGTCGACGAGGGCGCGCACGTCGTCCTCGTCCAGGGACTCCAGGGTCAGGAGCAGGGACCGGGACAGCAGCGGGCTGACCACGGAGAAGAACGGGTTCTCGGTGGTGGCGCCGATGAAGCTCACCCAGCGGTTCTCCACGGCGGGCAGCAGAGCGTCCTGCTGGGTCTTGTTGAAGCGGTGGACCTCGTCCACGAACAGCAGTGTGCGCGTACCGTGCATCCCCATGCGCCTGCGTGCCTCGTCCACGACCGCGCGCACGTCCTTCACACCCGCGTTGACGGCGGACAGCTCCACGAAGCGGCGCTCGGTGACCCGGCTGACGACGGTGGCCAGCGTGGTCTTGCCCGTCCCGGGCGGCCCCCACAGGAACACGGACATGGGCGCGTCGTCCTCGACCAGGCGGCGCAGCGGGCTGCCCGCGCCCAGCAGGTGGCGCTGGCCCACGACCTCGTCCAGGGTGCGCGGCCGCATGCGGACCGCGAGTGGTTCCTGGCCCTTGGCGGCTTCGGACCCGGCATCGTCAAAGAGTGTTTCGGACACCCACCGAGACTAAGGGCTGTTCGGCGAGTACTCGCCCTGCCGGCCGAGGTCGGCGGGCGCCTGTTCGGGGACGCGTCCGACGGGCTTGGTCATGCGGGTGATGAGCAGGGCGATGTCGTCGCCCCGTCCGGCGGGCGCCATCTCGGCCAGGACCTGCGCGGCGGCCTCGGGGTCCTCGGCGTGCGCGGCCAGTGCCTCGCCGACCTGCGCCAGCCCGTCCTGCATGGGGACCTCGGCGCTCTCCACGAGTCCGTCGGAGCACAGCAGCAGGGTGGTGCCGGGCGCCAGGACGCGCGTGGAGACGGTGTACTCGGTGTCGGGCAGCACGCCCAGGGGCGGTCCGGTCTCGGGCTCCCAGAGTTCGTACCGGCCCTCCGCGGCG
This genomic interval carries:
- a CDS encoding serine/threonine-protein kinase yields the protein MSPRSPREISVLVPPDLAPLYPDDPARIGPYLVLGRLGQGSTGTVYAAVDASSAASADRLVAVKTLRSPELESPDVYPALAERLRALAGVDSPRVVTPLAFDSDANPPWQAMPYLAGERLSHYVTKRGGLGTGKLIALATGLAEGLAALHAHGVAHGSLRPSEVLLESHGPHIMECAVPASAERMRGSGATWLAPERYRGGVATPPADVFAWGAVVAFAGTGRLPFGTGEADEIAERAAQGAFNLDGLAKGLRPVVGRALSPDPDERPGLREIIGAVIAVWQAENAEDAPAPGRDELALILEREWHAVEPPARVPEVIRLEGRLSGRRPTRALFLAGTAALALGLIGTGVWGIAQLLDSASDEELVSEVAEEEEAPVEATDEEEDLTMVVRIDPAEQEAPETGPWVYTPVVHPVEERGEPITGQGVPTHDEWAEQWEEAGESGEAVIAPDAEVLCAKFCAAPDHVFVDGDGRGTWELTGQDFIEYLSWGPVVIVEVTFAEQEGEGPREIVSVVERFTD
- a CDS encoding SRPBCC domain-containing protein, translating into MATDTHLTMTLPGDDQILVTAELAVPPDRAYRAWTAPELVRLWWAGRDARTTDVHIDLRVGGRWRYAMEAGGGEIAFHGYFREIAPGERIVSTEVFEDPAGYARAGEELVNTVTFTGTVTGTLLTLLVRTRTRAQRDRIVVPGLADELRERMELLERAAAGPV
- a CDS encoding replication-associated recombination protein A, giving the protein MSETLFDDAGSEAAKGQEPLAVRMRPRTLDEVVGQRHLLGAGSPLRRLVEDDAPMSVFLWGPPGTGKTTLATVVSRVTERRFVELSAVNAGVKDVRAVVDEARRRMGMHGTRTLLFVDEVHRFNKTQQDALLPAVENRWVSFIGATTENPFFSVVSPLLSRSLLLTLESLDEDDVRALVDRALTDERGLGGRYTLTEEAADHLVRLAGGDGRRSLTYLEAGALVAGAPGASGAEPVTITAEHIERAVDRHAVRYDRSGDQHYDVISAFIKSMRGSDPDAALHYLARMFEAGEDPRFIARRIVVHASEDVGMADPTALQTAVAAAQAVDLIGMPEARINLAQAVIHISLAPKSNSVITAVDSAIADVRAGRIGQVPGHLRDGHYKGAAELGHGKGYRNAHDFPGGVVAQQHAPDELADREYYRPTAHGAERRFGEVLQRIRGVLKGGG